In one window of Erwinia tasmaniensis Et1/99 DNA:
- a CDS encoding DUF4310 family protein: MDESKSGFWYADWSFPIFVGLLSAGVFAGTHMYYVYGLGAFNEVAFVSMLRSGMDTGVYGAVAAFGASFLFARIIEGSLVGILDIGGAIQTGIGLGVPALLLGAGVIFPIAHFAAALATGLILGLAVGYLIILARKFTINNSDSTYGADVMMGAGNAAGRFLGPLIVLSAISASIPIGLGSLVGSLLFYLWNKPIVGGAILGAMLLGAIFPIGL; the protein is encoded by the coding sequence ATGGATGAGTCAAAAAGCGGTTTCTGGTATGCGGACTGGTCATTTCCGATCTTCGTCGGCCTGCTATCCGCCGGGGTATTTGCCGGTACGCATATGTATTACGTCTACGGGCTGGGGGCATTTAACGAGGTCGCTTTTGTCTCGATGTTACGCTCCGGTATGGATACGGGCGTCTACGGTGCGGTCGCCGCCTTTGGTGCCAGCTTTCTGTTTGCGCGCATTATTGAAGGTTCGCTGGTCGGCATCCTTGATATTGGTGGCGCCATCCAGACCGGTATAGGCCTGGGCGTGCCGGCGCTGTTGCTGGGGGCCGGGGTTATTTTTCCGATAGCTCACTTTGCTGCCGCACTGGCTACCGGGCTGATACTCGGCCTGGCGGTCGGCTATCTGATCATTCTTGCGCGCAAATTTACCATTAATAACAGCGACTCCACCTATGGCGCTGACGTGATGATGGGGGCGGGCAATGCCGCAGGCCGTTTTCTCGGGCCACTGATCGTTTTGTCTGCCATCAGCGCGTCAATTCCTATCGGCCTGGGTTCGCTGGTCGGCTCACTGTTGTTTTACCTGTGGAATAAGCCGATCGTCGGTGGGGCTATCCTCGGGGCGATGCTGCTGGGGGCGATCTTCCCTATCGGACTGTAA
- a CDS encoding DUF4312 family protein, producing the protein MKEQFTTTVKVSGKDDSKAKAFAAALSQVQNTVLKSSQNVLLRIEPVEVRVLSAWQRVSKEKFFFFFLAREKRIYGVELEIVVNVVAIAADRVEFSTVK; encoded by the coding sequence ATGAAAGAACAATTCACTACCACGGTGAAAGTCAGCGGGAAAGACGACAGCAAAGCGAAGGCGTTTGCCGCCGCGTTGAGCCAGGTACAAAACACGGTGTTGAAATCCAGTCAAAACGTCCTGCTGCGTATTGAGCCCGTTGAGGTTCGGGTGTTGAGCGCGTGGCAACGCGTTAGTAAAGAAAAGTTCTTTTTTTTCTTTCTGGCGCGCGAAAAGCGGATCTACGGCGTTGAGCTGGAGATCGTCGTCAATGTGGTGGCGATAGCGGCCGACAGGGTGGAATTCAGCACCGTGAAATAA
- a CDS encoding SFCGS family glycine-rich protein — protein MSKITVVIGDRLGKGQKVAAGIEKAGGHAVVVPGVAADMKLGDVMKAENADFGISFCGSGGAGAITAQNKYGYKAKHGMRSIEEGVTAINDGATVLGFGFMDKEELGERLLQAWKKKQAG, from the coding sequence ATGTCTAAAATCACCGTTGTTATCGGCGATCGTCTGGGGAAGGGGCAGAAAGTGGCCGCAGGCATTGAGAAAGCGGGGGGCCATGCTGTCGTGGTGCCGGGGGTGGCGGCAGATATGAAGCTGGGTGACGTCATGAAGGCAGAAAACGCCGATTTTGGCATCTCCTTCTGCGGCAGCGGCGGTGCCGGGGCTATCACGGCCCAGAACAAGTATGGCTATAAGGCGAAACACGGCATGCGCTCCATCGAAGAAGGCGTTACCGCCATTAACGACGGCGCTACCGTGCTGGGTTTCGGCTTTATGGACAAAGAGGAGCTGGGTGAGCGCCTGTTACAGGCGTGGAAGAAGAAGCAAGCAGGATGA
- the pmbA gene encoding metalloprotease PmbA, which translates to MKLLSQVAEQRKILEQAVATALELASTSSDGAEVAVTKTTGIGVSTRYGAVENVEFNSDGALGITVYYQNRKGSASSTDLSQDAIQRTVQAALDIARYTSPDPYAGVADPELLAFEAPDLDLFHPSEIDADRAIELAARAEQAALKADKRITNTEGGSFNSHVGIKVFGNSHGMIQGYCSSRHSLSSCVIAEENGDMERDYAYTIGRAMEDLQSPEYVGEECARRTLSRLSPRKLSTMKAPVMFAAEVATGLFGHLVGAISGGSVYRKSTFLLDSLGQQILPEWLTIEEHPHLLKGLASTPFDGEGVRTHRRDIVKEGVLQNWLLTSYSARKLGLQSTGHAGGIHNWRIAGQGHSFDGMLKQLGTGLLVTELMGQGVSGITGDYSRGASGFWVENGVIQYPVSEITIAGNLKDMWRNMVSVGSDIETRSNIQCGSVLLPEMKIAGQ; encoded by the coding sequence ATGAAATTACTCTCCCAAGTTGCAGAACAGCGTAAAATCCTGGAACAGGCGGTAGCGACAGCACTCGAACTGGCAAGCACCAGCAGCGACGGGGCGGAGGTTGCGGTCACGAAAACGACCGGCATCGGCGTCAGCACCCGTTACGGTGCCGTGGAAAATGTTGAGTTCAACAGTGATGGCGCGCTGGGCATTACCGTTTATTACCAGAATCGTAAAGGTAGCGCCTCTTCAACCGACCTGAGTCAGGACGCTATCCAGCGTACCGTGCAGGCCGCGCTGGACATTGCGCGTTACACCTCGCCGGACCCTTACGCCGGCGTGGCGGACCCTGAACTACTGGCGTTTGAAGCGCCCGATCTTGATCTGTTCCATCCGAGCGAGATCGATGCCGATCGCGCCATCGAACTGGCGGCACGCGCAGAGCAGGCGGCGTTAAAAGCAGATAAGCGTATCACCAATACCGAAGGCGGCAGCTTTAACAGCCACGTTGGCATTAAGGTGTTTGGCAACAGCCACGGGATGATCCAGGGGTATTGCTCCAGCCGTCACTCGCTTTCCAGCTGCGTTATCGCGGAAGAAAACGGCGATATGGAGCGGGACTACGCTTACACCATCGGCCGTGCGATGGAAGACCTTCAGTCGCCGGAATACGTGGGTGAAGAGTGCGCGCGCCGCACGCTGTCGCGCCTGTCTCCGCGCAAACTGTCAACGATGAAAGCGCCGGTGATGTTTGCCGCTGAAGTTGCCACCGGGCTGTTTGGCCATCTTGTCGGGGCGATCAGCGGCGGAAGCGTGTACCGCAAATCCACCTTCCTGCTCGACTCGCTCGGCCAGCAGATCCTACCTGAATGGCTGACCATTGAAGAACATCCACACCTGCTGAAAGGGCTGGCCTCAACGCCGTTCGACGGTGAAGGCGTGCGTACCCATCGGCGCGACATCGTAAAAGAGGGCGTGTTGCAGAACTGGCTACTGACCAGCTATTCGGCGCGTAAGCTGGGCTTGCAGAGCACGGGTCATGCGGGCGGTATCCATAACTGGCGTATCGCCGGGCAGGGGCACAGCTTCGATGGCATGCTGAAGCAGCTTGGAACCGGGCTGCTGGTAACCGAACTGATGGGGCAGGGCGTCAGTGGGATCACCGGCGATTATTCGCGTGGCGCTTCCGGCTTCTGGGTAGAAAATGGCGTTATCCAGTATCCGGTGAGTGAGATAACGATCGCGGGTAACCTGAAAGATATGTGGCGTAATATGGTATCGGTGGGGAGTGATATTGAAACGCGCAGCAATATTCAGTGTGGTTCCGTTCTGTTACCCGAAATGAAAATCGCCGGGCAGTAA
- the yjgA gene encoding ribosome biogenesis factor YjgA, producing the protein MTKQPDEWLDDVPDNDEEDEEIIWVSKSEIKRDAEELKRLGAELMELGSNSLDRIPLDEDLRSAIELAQKIKKEGRRRQMQLIGKMLRSRDEEPIRTALDKLKNRHNQQVALFHKLEMMRDRLVEQGDEAVAEVLALYPNADRQQLRAMIRNAQKEKAGNKPPKAYRQIFQYLRELAEA; encoded by the coding sequence ATGACCAAGCAGCCTGATGAGTGGCTCGATGACGTACCCGATAACGATGAAGAAGATGAAGAGATTATCTGGGTCAGTAAGAGTGAAATTAAACGCGATGCCGAGGAGTTAAAGCGCCTCGGGGCAGAGCTGATGGAGCTGGGGAGTAACTCCCTTGACAGGATCCCGCTGGATGAAGATCTGCGCAGCGCCATTGAGCTGGCGCAGAAAATCAAGAAAGAGGGCCGCCGCCGCCAGATGCAGCTCATCGGTAAGATGCTGCGCTCGCGCGACGAGGAGCCGATCCGCACCGCGCTGGATAAGCTGAAAAACCGCCACAACCAGCAGGTCGCCCTTTTCCATAAACTGGAGATGATGCGCGATCGCCTGGTGGAACAGGGGGACGAGGCGGTCGCCGAAGTGCTGGCCCTCTATCCGAACGCCGATCGTCAGCAGCTGCGTGCGATGATCCGTAACGCGCAAAAAGAGAAAGCGGGCAACAAGCCGCCGAAAGCCTATCGCCAGATCTTCCAGTATCTGCGCGAGCTGGCCGAAGCCTGA
- the mpl gene encoding UDP-N-acetylmuramate:L-alanyl-gamma-D-glutamyl-meso-diaminopimelate ligase, whose protein sequence is MRIHILGICGTFMGGLAMLARALGHDVTGSDVNVYPPMSTLLEKQGIDLIQGYDASQLDPAPDLVIIGNAMTRGNPCVEAVLERNIPYLSGPQWLHDFVLRDHWVIAVAGTHGKTTTAGMVAWILQACGYEPGFVIGGVPGNFDVSAKLGKSPFFVIEADEYDCAFFDKRAKFVHYCPRTLILNNLEFDHADIYEDLRAIQKQFHHLVRIVPGQGKIILPEHDANLKQVMAMGCWSEQEAVGENGCWQVKKLSPDASHWEVWLDGERVAEVNWSLVGEHNMRNGMMAIAAARHVGVKPEDAGRALNDFINARRRLELRGESNGIKVYDDFAHHPTAINATLAALRGKVGGTARILAVLEPRSNTMKMGISKNDLAPSLGRADEVFLYQPHHIPWQVSEVADACIQPAHWSADIDTLVEAIAKIAHPGDTILVMSNGGFGGIHQKLLDRLA, encoded by the coding sequence ATGCGTATCCATATTCTTGGTATCTGTGGCACTTTCATGGGCGGTCTGGCGATGTTAGCTCGCGCACTCGGTCATGACGTTACCGGCTCCGATGTTAACGTCTATCCGCCGATGAGCACGCTGCTGGAAAAGCAGGGCATTGATTTAATACAGGGTTATGATGCTTCGCAGCTCGATCCTGCTCCAGACCTGGTGATTATCGGTAATGCCATGACCCGTGGAAATCCCTGTGTGGAAGCGGTACTGGAACGGAATATTCCCTACCTCTCCGGCCCACAGTGGTTACATGATTTCGTGTTGCGTGACCACTGGGTGATCGCGGTAGCGGGAACCCACGGCAAAACCACCACGGCGGGCATGGTGGCGTGGATTTTACAGGCCTGTGGCTATGAGCCGGGCTTTGTCATCGGTGGCGTACCGGGAAACTTCGACGTTTCGGCTAAATTAGGGAAAAGCCCATTCTTTGTGATTGAAGCGGATGAGTACGACTGTGCATTTTTCGACAAACGCGCTAAGTTTGTGCATTACTGCCCGCGCACTCTGATCCTGAATAATCTGGAATTCGATCATGCGGATATCTACGAGGATTTACGCGCCATTCAGAAACAGTTCCATCATCTGGTGCGTATCGTGCCGGGACAGGGAAAAATTATCCTGCCGGAGCATGATGCCAATCTGAAGCAGGTGATGGCGATGGGTTGCTGGAGCGAGCAAGAAGCGGTAGGTGAAAACGGCTGCTGGCAGGTGAAGAAACTGTCCCCAGACGCTTCTCATTGGGAAGTCTGGCTTGACGGTGAGCGCGTGGCGGAGGTGAACTGGTCACTGGTTGGCGAGCACAATATGCGTAACGGTATGATGGCGATTGCCGCAGCCCGTCATGTGGGCGTGAAGCCGGAGGATGCCGGCCGCGCGTTGAATGATTTTATCAACGCCCGCCGTCGGCTGGAGCTGCGTGGCGAGAGCAACGGTATCAAAGTTTATGATGATTTTGCCCATCATCCTACGGCCATTAACGCCACGCTGGCGGCGCTGCGCGGCAAGGTGGGCGGCACGGCACGTATTCTGGCGGTGCTGGAGCCTCGCTCCAACACCATGAAGATGGGCATCAGCAAGAACGACCTCGCTCCGTCATTAGGTCGTGCCGACGAGGTGTTTCTCTATCAGCCACACCATATTCCGTGGCAGGTGTCAGAAGTGGCGGATGCCTGCATTCAGCCGGCGCACTGGAGTGCCGATATCGACACGCTGGTCGAGGCGATCGCCAAGATTGCCCATCCGGGAGACACGATTCTGGTGATGAGTAACGGCGGCTTTGGCGGGATCCATCAGAAGCTGTTAGACCGGCTGGCATAA
- the fbp gene encoding class 1 fructose-bisphosphatase has protein sequence MKTLGEFIVEKQHDFPHATGELTALISAIKLGAKIIHRDINKAGLVDILGASGVENIQGEQQMKLDLYANEKLKAALKARGIVAGIASEEEDEIVIFEGVENGKYVVLMDPLDGSSNIDVNVSVGTIFSIYRRITPAGTPVTEEDFLQPGSQQVAAGYVVYGSSTMLVYTTGYGVHAFTYDPSLGVFCLSAERMTFPENGYTYSINEGNYIRFPQGVKKYLKFCQEEDKATRRPYTSRYIGSLVADFHRNLLKGGIYLYPSTASHPQGKLRLLYECNPMAFLAEQAGGKASDGKNRILDLVPETLHQRSPFFVGNDHMVNDTERFLREYPDN, from the coding sequence ATGAAAACGTTAGGCGAATTTATCGTCGAAAAGCAACATGACTTTCCGCACGCAACCGGTGAACTGACGGCGCTCATCTCCGCCATCAAACTGGGTGCGAAGATCATTCACCGGGATATCAATAAAGCCGGTCTGGTCGACATTCTCGGGGCAAGCGGCGTTGAAAATATTCAGGGCGAGCAGCAGATGAAACTTGACCTGTATGCGAATGAAAAACTCAAAGCCGCACTGAAGGCGCGCGGTATCGTCGCCGGTATCGCGTCTGAAGAAGAAGACGAAATCGTTATTTTCGAAGGTGTGGAAAACGGCAAATATGTCGTGCTGATGGACCCCCTCGACGGCTCTTCTAACATCGATGTTAACGTATCGGTAGGCACCATTTTCTCAATTTACCGCCGTATTACCCCGGCGGGTACGCCGGTCACCGAAGAGGACTTCTTACAGCCGGGCAGTCAGCAGGTCGCTGCGGGTTACGTGGTTTACGGCTCGTCAACCATGCTGGTTTATACCACCGGTTATGGCGTACACGCCTTTACCTATGACCCGTCGCTAGGCGTGTTCTGCCTGAGCGCGGAGCGCATGACTTTCCCGGAAAATGGCTATACCTACTCGATTAACGAAGGTAACTATATTCGCTTCCCGCAGGGGGTGAAAAAATACCTTAAATTCTGCCAAGAAGAGGATAAAGCCACCCGCCGCCCCTATACCTCACGCTATATTGGCTCGCTGGTGGCAGACTTCCACCGCAATTTGCTGAAAGGCGGTATCTATCTCTATCCAAGTACGGCAAGTCATCCACAGGGCAAGCTGCGTCTACTGTATGAATGTAATCCGATGGCCTTCCTTGCAGAGCAGGCCGGTGGTAAAGCCTCTGACGGCAAAAATCGTATTCTCGACCTGGTGCCCGAAACTCTCCACCAGCGCTCGCCGTTCTTCGTCGGTAATGATCATATGGTGAATGATACCGAACGTTTCCTGCGTGAGTATCCGGATAACTAA
- a CDS encoding methyl-accepting chemotaxis protein, translated as MLKRISIRSGLLALLGLMTLLLLVVSVMGITAIQKGNRSLDAVNRIQGIELNALYISNGSLLRARAVAALAMRQLEIGQPDKAAKAADRALSYVVTSENELKKFIEAGTVTEHGRILAEKVVATFRDYVANGITPLMSAMQKQNANDYYQVLEGNLSALAGKYSDAVDDFGQYANEVTASRLEQADYNQSMMTILILVSGALTLLLVALAWMILRELLLKPLDNAIKHLEYIAAGDLTQRVPESGKNEIGRLNAALGSMQQSLQHSVGQVRDASMQIDIGSRELTSGNLNLSQRTEESAASLEQTAASMEQLTATVKQNADNAQQAHLLAQSVSDTAERGAEVVSYVMGKMSEISNSSQRVGDILGVIDGIAFQTNILALNASVEAARAGEQGRGFAVVASEVRNLAQRSATAAKEIRTLIAESQTRVNEGSDMANKAGETMDEISTEVMRVTTLMKEISSASQEQSHGIEQVNVAVTQMDEVAQQNAALVEQAAAATQSLEEQSRQLMQTMAVFKVAQGA; from the coding sequence ATGCTAAAAAGAATCTCAATACGTTCGGGCTTATTGGCCCTACTCGGCCTGATGACGCTGCTGCTACTGGTAGTCAGCGTAATGGGAATTACCGCCATACAGAAGGGGAATCGTTCACTGGATGCCGTCAACCGCATCCAGGGCATTGAGTTAAATGCGCTCTACATCAGCAACGGCAGCTTGCTGCGCGCCCGTGCCGTTGCGGCGCTGGCGATGCGTCAGCTGGAGATTGGTCAGCCCGATAAGGCGGCCAAAGCGGCCGATCGTGCGCTTAGCTATGTGGTCACTTCAGAAAACGAGCTGAAAAAATTTATTGAAGCTGGAACCGTGACTGAGCATGGCCGCATTCTGGCGGAGAAGGTTGTCGCAACCTTCCGGGATTACGTTGCTAACGGCATCACGCCGCTGATGAGCGCAATGCAGAAGCAGAACGCCAATGACTATTATCAGGTCCTCGAAGGCAACCTCTCCGCACTGGCGGGTAAGTACAGTGATGCGGTTGACGACTTTGGTCAGTATGCAAACGAAGTGACGGCATCGCGTCTGGAGCAGGCGGATTATAATCAGTCGATGATGACCATTCTGATTCTGGTCAGCGGCGCGTTGACGTTACTGCTGGTGGCACTGGCATGGATGATCCTGCGCGAACTGTTGCTGAAGCCGTTGGACAATGCGATCAAACATCTGGAGTACATTGCGGCCGGCGACCTGACCCAGCGTGTGCCGGAAAGCGGCAAAAATGAAATTGGCCGCCTGAATGCTGCGCTCGGCAGCATGCAGCAGTCGTTGCAGCACTCGGTCGGTCAGGTGCGTGATGCCAGTATGCAGATTGATATCGGCAGCCGTGAACTGACATCGGGCAACCTGAATCTCTCGCAGCGCACCGAAGAGTCGGCGGCATCGCTGGAGCAGACGGCGGCGAGCATGGAACAGCTGACGGCCACGGTGAAGCAGAACGCGGACAATGCGCAGCAGGCGCATTTACTGGCGCAGTCGGTTTCAGATACCGCCGAACGCGGTGCGGAAGTGGTCAGTTACGTGATGGGGAAAATGTCGGAGATCTCCAACAGCTCGCAGCGTGTAGGCGATATTCTCGGCGTGATTGACGGCATTGCTTTCCAGACCAATATCCTGGCGCTGAATGCTTCTGTCGAAGCGGCGCGTGCCGGGGAGCAGGGACGCGGTTTCGCCGTGGTTGCCAGCGAAGTGCGTAATCTTGCCCAGCGTAGCGCCACGGCAGCGAAGGAGATCCGCACGCTGATTGCCGAGTCTCAAACCCGCGTCAACGAGGGTTCAGATATGGCAAATAAAGCGGGTGAAACTATGGATGAGATCTCAACCGAAGTGATGCGCGTGACGACGCTGATGAAGGAGATCTCCAGCGCGTCACAGGAGCAAAGTCACGGTATCGAACAGGTAAACGTGGCCGTTACACAAATGGATGAAGTGGCGCAGCAGAATGCCGCGTTGGTCGAACAGGCCGCCGCCGCTACCCAGTCGCTTGAGGAGCAATCCCGTCAGCTAATGCAGACGATGGCGGTATTTAAGGTGGCGCAAGGGGCCTGA
- the ppa gene encoding inorganic diphosphatase codes for MSLNHVPAGKDLPDDIYVVIEIPANAAPIKYEVDKESGALFVDRFMATAMFYPCNYGYINNTLSLDGDPVDVLVPTPYPLQPGSVIRCRPVGVLKMTDESGEDAKVVAVPHSKLSKEYEHIQDVNDLPELLRGQIGHFFEQYKALEKGKWVKVEGWEGVAAAKAEIVSSFERAAKADK; via the coding sequence ATGAGCCTTAACCACGTACCTGCTGGCAAAGACCTGCCGGATGACATCTATGTCGTCATTGAGATCCCGGCTAACGCAGCGCCGATCAAATATGAAGTTGATAAAGAGTCGGGTGCTCTGTTCGTAGATCGCTTTATGGCCACCGCAATGTTCTACCCGTGCAATTACGGTTACATCAACAACACACTCTCTCTGGACGGTGACCCGGTTGACGTGCTGGTGCCAACGCCTTATCCGCTGCAGCCAGGTTCTGTGATCCGCTGCCGTCCGGTTGGCGTGCTGAAAATGACCGACGAGTCAGGTGAAGACGCTAAAGTGGTTGCGGTTCCGCACAGCAAACTGAGCAAAGAGTATGAGCACATCCAGGATGTGAACGACCTTCCAGAACTGCTGCGCGGCCAGATCGGCCACTTCTTCGAGCAGTATAAAGCGCTGGAAAAAGGCAAATGGGTTAAAGTTGAAGGCTGGGAAGGCGTTGCGGCGGCAAAAGCTGAAATCGTTTCTTCTTTCGAGCGTGCGGCGAAAGCTGATAAGTGA
- a CDS encoding gamma-glutamylcyclotransferase family protein, which yields MRIIVYGSLRRKQGNSHWMTNAQWLGDHQIAGYALYSLGHYPGVVMGEGQVHCEVYRIDASTLGELDALRTKGGEYRRELVSTPYGSAWLYVYQRTVKGRERIESGDWLQRGISAT from the coding sequence ATGCGAATAATTGTCTATGGCAGCCTGCGGCGGAAGCAAGGTAACAGTCACTGGATGACCAACGCGCAGTGGCTGGGCGATCATCAGATCGCCGGCTATGCGCTGTACAGTTTGGGTCATTACCCTGGGGTAGTGATGGGAGAGGGGCAGGTTCATTGTGAGGTGTACCGAATCGATGCCTCGACCCTGGGGGAGCTGGATGCGCTCAGAACTAAAGGTGGGGAGTACCGGCGCGAGCTGGTCTCAACCCCCTATGGAAGCGCATGGCTGTATGTTTACCAGCGAACGGTGAAGGGCCGGGAGCGAATCGAAAGCGGTGACTGGCTGCAAAGAGGTATTTCCGCGACATAA